The Brassica napus cultivar Da-Ae chromosome C7, Da-Ae, whole genome shotgun sequence genome has a segment encoding these proteins:
- the LOC106395397 gene encoding U-box domain-containing protein 2-like has protein sequence MEEVSRLRTLVDNISSYLSISSSTNKLFSNPAHKYYSRGEEIAKLLMPFLDNLVASDASPNEFLNNGFEELSQYIDELREQFESWQPLSSRIFYVLRIESLASKMRESSLEIFQLLKHLPGDLVSEDCIELVKLVGREEVSYTIDRALIDQRKGVELTPEVLLKIAESVGLRSNQDILIEGVVLTNLKEDAKLVKNNIKAGFIKGLMYLTKQMHDYLAKIEQSQLPSDFFCPLSLQLMTDPVTVASGQTYERAFIEKWFDTGLMVCPKTRQALSQTTLTPNFTVKAFIANWCESNNVNPPDPLELIQSNQPFPLLVGSGSRGSLPLPVMDDTLKCNHTESVDASKCEELHQVLTRSASAPGIVSKVVSKANRSILQAPVETVPQPCIIPATIKETGSSSNMEAEETGGSSSMEVEVKKLIQDLKSSSLDAQREATAQLRLLTKDIPDNRTVIARCGAIAALVNKLYSMDKMIQADAVTCLLNLSLDDSNKTVIAYSGVFKPLVHVLKTGNMEAKENSTRALVSLSKAEENRTKMLEAGAIEPLVRLMGNGSPRGKKDAATALTNLATRNKEKEMVIRGGGVRYLIQMMNPAAGTVERAVVVLANLANVPEAKIAIRDGGGIPLLVEVVELGSPRGQENAAAALCLLCMDSSRFCNTVIREGAIPPLVALTRSGTARAKEKAKSLLKYFEALKQENQRRS, from the exons ATGGAGGAAGTGTCTAGGTTAAGAACTCTTGTAGATAACATCTCCTCATATCTAAGTATATCGTCATCAACGAACAAGTTATTTTCAAACCCTGCTCATAAGTACTACAGCAGAGGAGAAGAGATTGCAAAGCTTCTTATGCCTTTTCTTGACAACCTTGTTGCCTCTGATGCGTCTCCTAACGAATTTCTTAACAATGGCTTTGAAGAGTTATCTCAATACATTGATGAGCTAAGAGAGCAGTTTGAGAGCTGGCAACCTCTTTCAAGTAGAATCTTTTAT GTTCTTAGAATTGAATCATTAGCATCAAAGATGAGGGAATCAAGTTTGGAAATCTTTCAGCTTCTCAAACACTTACCTGGTGATTTGGTTTCAGAG GACTGCATAGAACTGGTGAAGTTAGTGGGAAGAGAGGAAGTTTCGTATACTATTGATCGAGCTCTGATAGATCAAAGAAAAGGTGTTGAACTTACTCCAGAGGTTCTGCTGAAAATTGCTGAGAGTGTTGGTTTGAGATCAAACCAGGATATTCTGATCGAAGGTGTGGTACTTACAAACTTGAAGGAAGATGCTAAGCTTGTCAAGAACAACATCAAAGCTGGTTTTATAAAGGGATTGATGTATCTGACCAAACAAATGCATGATTACCTTGCCAAGATAGAGCAGTCTCAGTTACCTTCCGACTTTTTCTGCCCTCTATCACTTCAGCTTATGACTGATCCTGTCACTGTGGCATCTGGTCAAACATATGAACGGGCTTTTATCGAAAAATGGTTTGACACGGGACTCATGGTTTGTCCAAAGACAAGGCAGGCTTTGTCTCAGACCACTTTGACACCTAACTTCACTGTCAAGGCATTCATTGCCAACTGGTGTGAATCAAACAATGTCAATCCTCCTGATCCTTTGGAGTTGATTCAATCAAATCAGCCTTTCCCTCTTCTTGTTGGATCAGGTTCAAGAGGTTCTCTGCCTCTTCCTGTAATGGATGATACACTTAAGTGCAACCATACAGAATCTGTAGATGCTAGCAAATGCGAGGAGCTGCATCAGGTCTTAACTAGGTCTGCTTCTGCACCAGGCATTGTCTCTAAAGTGGTTTCCAAAGCCAATAGATCGATCTTACAGGCACCGGTTGAAACTGTTCCTCAGCCCTGTATCATCCCAGCTACCATAAAAGAAACTGGAAGCAGTTCAAATATGGAAGCAGAAGAAACTGGAGGCAGTTCAAGTATGGAAGTAGAGGTGAAGAAACTGATTCAGGATCTCAAGAGTTCTTCGTTAGATGCACAAAGAGAGGCCACAGCTCAGCTCAGGCTACTGACAAAAGACATTCCAGACAACCGCACTGTGATTGCAAGGTGCGGAGCAATCGCTGCGTTAGTCAATAAGCTTTACTCCATGGACAAGATGATCCAAGCGGACGCTGTGACATGCTTGCTCAACTTATCCCTCGACGACAGCAACAAAACCGTCATCGCGTATAGTGGAGTATTCAAGCCGCTCGTTCACGTTCTCAAGACAGGAAACATGGAAGCCAAAGAGAACTCAACGAGAGCTCTAGTGAGCTTGTCTAAAGCCGAAGAGAACAGGACAAAGATGCTAGAAGCAGGAGCTATAGAGCCACTTGTTAGGCTCATGGGTAATGGAAGTCCCAGAGGGAAGAAAGACGCAGCCACGGCTCTAACCAACCTCGCCACgcgcaacaaggagaaagagatGGTGATCAGAGGTGGAGGAGTTAGGTACTTGATCCAGATGATGAATCCTGCTGCTGGAACGGTGGAGAGAGCTGTGGTTGTGTTGGCTAATCTTGCAAACGTGCCAGAAGCAAAGATTGCGATTAGAGATGGAGGAGGGATACCACTATTGGTGGAGGTTGTTGAGTTGGGTTCACCAAGAGGACAAGAGAATGCAGCTGCAGCACTTTGCCTGCTTTGTATGGATAGCTCAAGATTCTGCAACACTGTCATAAGAGAAGGTGCTATTCCACCTCTCGTGGCTCTTACTAGATCAGGAACAGCTAGAGCCAAAGAGAag gCAAAGAGTCTTCTGAAGTACTTTGAAGCCTTAAAACAAGAGAACCAGAGGCGAAGCTGA
- the LOC106390319 gene encoding cytochrome P450 81D1, producing the protein MFNFLSFALVVGFIAAAAYLFRSKLNLPPSPIGFPVIGHLHLLKDPMHRCLRDLSLNLGPVFSLKLGSCRAVVVTSASAAEEFLTHENDVVFANRPTSTLFKIAGYNNTIVTVAPYGDHWRNLRRICNAEIFSTVRLRESLGIRRDEVRSLLRTIHAAAAAATSKGGSNLLELRPLLYGFTLNVVMRMVAGKRYYGEENVDAKEVQELIRETFELAGLTYVGDFLPIWKLFDFDRYIKRAKKLGSKLDKFLQGLVDENRANRGKNEFKNTMITHLLTLQESQPDYYTDEIIKGLVLVMLSAAAETTTVTLEWAMANLLNHPDVLVKVKTELNNVVSKEGRLMEESDTSTCTYLNSVISETLRLYPAVPMLVPHASSHNCKVAGFDIPRGTWLLINAWAIQRDPKVWWDEPEAFKPERFDSKESKMQHGKFLPFGIGRRACPGMGLAQIVLSSALGSLIQCFDWERVEDIAVDMSEGKGLTMPKAVPLVAKCKSSPILDNLVF; encoded by the exons atgtttaattttctttcattCGCTCTGGTCGTCGGATTTATTGCAGCCGCGGCTTATCTTTTCCGATCAAAGCTGAATCTTCCACCAAGTCCGATAGGTTTCCCTGTGATCGGACACCTCCACCTGCTCAAAGATCCCATGCATCGTTGCCTTCGTGACCTCTCTCTAAACCTAGGTCCAGTGTTTTCGCTCAAGCTTGGCTCTTGTCGAGCCGTGGTCGTCACGTCAGCCTCCGCAGCTGAGGAATTCTTAACTCACGAAAATGATGTTGTTTTCGCAAACAGACCTACCAGTACTCTCTTCAAAATCGCTGGTTACAACAACACGATAGTTACCGTAGCTCCCTACGGAGACCACTGGCGCAACCTCCGCCGTATCTGCAACGCCGAGATATTCTCCACCGTTCGTCTCAGAGAATCCTTAGGGATCCGGAGAGACGAAGTGAGGTCTCTGCTTCGGACGATCCACGCCGCCGCCGCGGCGGCCACATCAAAAGGAGGAAGTAACTTGTTGGAGCTACGACCGTTGCTTTATGGGTTTACCTTGAACGTTGTCATGAGAATGGTCGCTGGAAAAAGATACTACGGCGAGGAAAACGTGGATGCTAAGGAAGTGCAGGAGCTGATCAGAGAAACTTTCGAGCTCGCAGGGTTAACTTACGTCGGCGACTTTCTTCCGATTTGGAAGCTGTTTGATTTCGATAGATACATTAAGAGAGCCAAGAAACTTGGCTCCAAGTTGGACAAGTTTTTGCAGGGACTGGTAGACGAGAACAGAGCAAACAGGGGAAAAAATGAGTTCAAGAACACCATGATCACTCATTTGCTTACCCTTCAAGAATCACAACCTGACTACTACACCGACGAGATCATCAAAGGACTCGTACTG GTGATGTTATCTGCTGCGGCGGAGACAACGACTGTGACATTGGAGTGGGCTATGGCTAACCTTCTAAATCATCCAGATGTTCTAGTGAAAGTCAAGACGGAATTAAACAACGTCGTTTCGAAAGAAGGGCGTTTGATGGAGGAATCTGATACTAGCACTTGTACATATCTCAATAGTGTGATCTCGGAGACTCTTCGTCTCTATCCTGCAGTGCCAATGCTGGTTCCCCACGCGTCGTCCCATAATTGTAAAGTTGCTGGGTTTGATATTCCACGTGGCACATGGCTACTCATCAACGCGTGGGCTATTCAGAGAGACCCAAAGGTATGGTGGGATGAGCCCGAGGCTTTTAAGCCGGAAAGGTTCGACAGTAAAGAGTCGAAGATGCAACATGGTAAGTTTCTACCTTTTGGTATAGGTAGAAGAGCGTGTCCTGGAATGGGGCTGGCCCAAATTGTATTGAGCTCAGCTTTAGGGTCGTTGATCCAGTGTTTTGATTGGGAGAGGGTTGAAGACATTGCAGTTGACATGTCGGAAGGAAAAGGTCTTACCATGCCTAAAGCTGTGCCTTTAGTTGCCAAATGCAAGTCTTCTCCTATCCTAGACAACcttgttttttaa
- the LOC106390321 gene encoding WD40 repeat-containing protein HOS15 isoform X1, translated as MSSLTSVELNFLIFRYLQESGLTHAAFTLGYEAGINKCKIYGNMVPPGALVKFVQKGLQYIEMEANLSSVMLREMKRKERDKEDKNRERSKENDKEVERDHDGARSRVREKDGHEKHKERKRQRERIERETLERERLKLERESEKIERERAHEKQLGDGDRDMAIDQSEKENAGDEEHGRSSGRSS; from the exons ATGTCTTCACTAACCTCCGTCGAATTGAATTTTCTGATATTCCGATATCTTCAGGAATCAG GGTTGACACACGCTGCATTCACACTAGGTTACGAGGCAGGGATTAATAAATGCAAAATCTATGGGAATATGGTTCCACCTGGTGCTCTTGTCAAGTTTGTTCAGAAAGGTCTCCAATACATTGAGATGGAAGCTAATTTGAGCAGT GTGATGCTGAGGGAGATGAAGAGGAAAGAGAGGGATAAGGAGGACAAGAACAGAGAAAGATCTAAAGAAAATGACAAGGAGGTTGAACGAGACCATGATGGAGCTCGCAGCCGAGTCAGGGAAAAGGATGGGCATGAGAAACACAAGGAGCGAAAAAGGCAAAGGGAGAGGATTGAACGGGAAACATTGGAGAGGGAGAGACTGAAATTAGAGAGGGAAAGCGAGAAGATAGAGAGGGAAAGGGCCCATGAAAAGCAGCTTGGAGATGGTGATAGGGACATGGCTATTGACCAAAGTGAGAAAGAAAACGCTGGAGATGAAGAGCATGGCCGTTCTTCGGGTCGGTCTTCATAG
- the LOC106358301 gene encoding metal transporter Nramp4, with product MSETERARPLLASEERAYEDTEKVHIVGVDEEDGADYDDELGNSPRFSWKKLWLFTGPGFLMSIAFLDPGNLESDLQAGAIAGYSLIWLLMWATAIGLLIQLLSARLGVATGRHLAELCREEYPTWARMVLWIMAEIALIGADIQEVIGSAIAIKILSNGLVPLWAGVVITALDCFIFLFLENYGIRKLEAVFAILIATMALAFAWMFGQTKPSGTELLVGALVPKLSSRTIKQAVGIVGCIIMPHNVFLHSALVQSRKVDPKKRFRVKEALKYYSIESTGALAVSFIINVFVTTVFAKAFYGTDIADTIGLANAGQYLQDKYGGGFFPILYIWAIGVLAAGQSSTITGTYAGQFIMGGFLNLKMKKWVRALITRSCAIVPTMIVALVFDSSDSMLDELNEWLNVLQSVQIPFAVIPLLCLVSNEQIMGSFKIQPLVQTISWIVAALVIAINGYLMVDFFSGAATSVVLLVLVIIFAVAYVVFVLYLISRGLTYTPWQLVSSQKVTERDDE from the exons ATGTCGGAGACAGAGAGAGCGCGTCCTTTACTAGCATCGGAGGAGAGAGCCTACGAAGACACCGAGAAAGTCCACATAGTCGGAGTAGACGAAGAAGACGGCGCCGATTACGACGACGAGCTCGGGAACTCACCGCGCTTCTCATGGAAGAAGCTATGGCTATTCACCGGACCCGGGTTCCTCATGAGCATCGCTTTCCTCGATCCGGGCAACCTGGAGAGCGATCTCCAAGCCGGAGCCATCGCTGGATACTCCCTGATCTGGCTCCTCATGTGGGCGACCGCCATCGGGCTTCTCATTCAGCTTCTCTCTGCTCGCCTCGGCGTCGCCACGGGACGACATCTGGCTGAGCTGTGCCGCGAGGAGTATCCCACTTGGGCGAGGATGGTGCTTTGGATCATGGCGGAGATTGCTTTGATCGGTGCCGATATTCAGGAAGTCATCGGAAGTGCGATAGCTATCAAGATCTTGTCTAATGGGTTGGTTCCTCTTTGGGCTGGTGTTGTTATCACTGCTTTGGACTG TTTCATCTTTCTATTTCTGGAGAATTATGGAATAAGGAAGCTAGAAGCTGTGTTTGCTATTCTTATTGCAACCATGGCTCTTGCATTTGCTTGGATGTTTGGTCAGACGAAACCCAGTGGAACTGAACTCCTTGTCG GAGCATTGGTCCCAAAACTCAGTTCCAGGACAATAAAACAAGCTGTTGGAATCGTGGGATGCATTATCATGCCTCACAACGTCTTCTTGCACTCTGCGCTTGTTCAATCGAGAAAAGTTGATCCCAAAAAGAGATTCCGTGTCAAAGAAGCTCTCAAGTACTACTCCATCGAATCCACCGGTGCTCTCGCGGTTTCCTTCATCATCAACGTCTTTGTCACCACCGTTTTCGCCAAAGCCTTTTACGGGACAGACATAGCGGACACCATCGGTCTTGCAAACGCAGGACAGTACTTGCAGGACAAATACGGTGGAGGGTTTTTCCCTATACTCTACATATGGGCGATAGGAGTCTTGGCAGCTGGTCAGAGTAGTACCATCACAGGCACCTACGCAGGACAGTTTATAATGGGAGGGTTCTTGAACCTCAAGATGAAGAAATGGGTTAGAGCGTTGATCACAAGAAGCTGCGCCATCGTCCCGACAATGATCGTGGCCCTTGTTTTTGATTCTTCTGATTCTATGCTTGATGAGCTTAACGAGTGGCTGAACGTTCTTCAGTCTGTTCAGATCCCTTTCGCTGTTATCCCTCTGCTTTGTTTGGTGTCCAACGAGCAGATCATGGGGAGCTTTAAAATTCAGCCTTTAGTGCAGACCATCTCGTGGATCGTAGCTGCTCTTGTGATTGCTATTAATGGGTATCTGATGGTGGATTTCTTCTCAGGAGCAGCGACAAGTGTGGTTTTGCTGGTGCTCGTGATCATATTCGCTGTTGCTTATGTGGTGTTTGTTCTTTACCTTATCTCAAGAGGCCTCACGTATACTCCTTGGCAGCTAGTGTCGTCGCAGAAAGTGACAGAGAGGGATGATGAGTAA
- the LOC106390321 gene encoding WD40 repeat-containing protein HOS15 isoform X2: protein MSSLTSVELNFLIFRYLQESGYEAGINKCKIYGNMVPPGALVKFVQKGLQYIEMEANLSSVMLREMKRKERDKEDKNRERSKENDKEVERDHDGARSRVREKDGHEKHKERKRQRERIERETLERERLKLERESEKIERERAHEKQLGDGDRDMAIDQSEKENAGDEEHGRSSGRSS, encoded by the exons ATGTCTTCACTAACCTCCGTCGAATTGAATTTTCTGATATTCCGATATCTTCAGGAATCAG GTTACGAGGCAGGGATTAATAAATGCAAAATCTATGGGAATATGGTTCCACCTGGTGCTCTTGTCAAGTTTGTTCAGAAAGGTCTCCAATACATTGAGATGGAAGCTAATTTGAGCAGT GTGATGCTGAGGGAGATGAAGAGGAAAGAGAGGGATAAGGAGGACAAGAACAGAGAAAGATCTAAAGAAAATGACAAGGAGGTTGAACGAGACCATGATGGAGCTCGCAGCCGAGTCAGGGAAAAGGATGGGCATGAGAAACACAAGGAGCGAAAAAGGCAAAGGGAGAGGATTGAACGGGAAACATTGGAGAGGGAGAGACTGAAATTAGAGAGGGAAAGCGAGAAGATAGAGAGGGAAAGGGCCCATGAAAAGCAGCTTGGAGATGGTGATAGGGACATGGCTATTGACCAAAGTGAGAAAGAAAACGCTGGAGATGAAGAGCATGGCCGTTCTTCGGGTCGGTCTTCATAG
- the LOC106394417 gene encoding histone H3.v1-like, translating into MGRTCTEEEKTLLISHGNQEEEEEEEEEEDDTQEEEEEALSLSDLPVSLSNEEVNFPKQSKSEEEEIDSGFEFEIGSSFRLGSDSCEPAPEMSTADELFSKGRILPLRHSFSLDAGSNRLITRSESVEFRRTRAGSDRKIKNNFIDYSQPSPNPQIRRSSSMTARVNSIRNPKSSSIWDFLRLGLVRTPEIELRTATNARVSVSRNSSCSSTSTSSNSKKTGESRSRNRTRSFLFADCKCSVVTETVVPVKISVSGETGEKQRKKTAKKEEKTAVARKRTFEWLKELSQVGSVVDHGRRSLA; encoded by the coding sequence ATGGGGAGGACTTGTACGGAGGAAGAAAAAACCCTTTTGATCTCACATGGCAatcaagaggaagaagaagaagaagaagaagaagaagatgatacacaagaagaagaagaagaagcgttGTCTCTGTCTGATTTGCCGGTGAGTTTATCTAACGAGGAAGTTAATTTCCCGAAACAGTCAaagtcagaagaagaagaaatcgatTCCGGGTTCGAATTCGAAATCGGGTCATCGTTTCGGCTCGGGTCGGATTCGTGTGAACCGGCTCCGGAGATGAGTACCGCAGACGAATTATTCTCCAAAGGCCGAATCTTGCCTCTACGTCACTCCTTCAGCTTAGACGCCGGTTCGAACCGGTTAATCACCAGATCCGAATCGGttgaattccgacgaaccagaGCCGGATCAGACCGgaaaatcaaaaacaatttcATCGACTACAGTCAACCGAGTCCAAACCCACAGATCAGACGATCATCGAGCATGACGGCGAGGGTGAACTCAATCAGAAACCCCAAGTCATCTTCGATTTGGGATTTTCTCCGGCTAGGACTCGTCCGCACGCCGGAGATCGAGCTCCGAACGGCGACGAACGCTAGAGTTTCAGTGAGTCGGAACAGTAGCTGCAGCAGCACAAGCACGAGCTCGAATTCGAAGAAAACAGGAGAATCCAGATCGAGGAACCGGACAAGAAGCTTTCTGTTCGCGGATTGCAAGTGCTCGGTGGTGACGGAGACGGTCGTACCGGTGAAAATCAGTGTCTCCGGTGAGACGGGggagaaacagaggaagaagacggCGAAGAAGGAGGAGAAAACAGCGGTTGCGCGTAAGAGAACGTTTGAGTGGTTGAAAGAGTTATCACAGGTAGGTTCTGTCGTTGACCATGGCAGAAGAAGCTTGGCGTGA